CATCTAACTGTGAGATTAAAGCTTTGACTGTGTGCACAGGAACCTAAacaccactcacacacatcacaggtCAAATTTTTTAATTGaccaaatgaaaatcaataaagtaTGGTTGTGTTTCCAGTCAGAAACTGTTTGCTCTTATTTGACAGAGAACTGACACTTGACATGTTCATTTACATGGAGCTATAAATAAGTAGAGGAGGCCTGCAGGTGCATCCTGGGAAGGCAGAGCAGAGAGGTGATGCTTCACTGATGAGGATGAAATCTCACTTTCATTTCCTGCTCTTTTCTAACACCTAAACTTCTACAAATGATTATATCTTGAAAATGTTATattcatttctctgttgtgtttccatTACAAATGTCCACCTAATGACCATGGAGCTTTCAGAATTTCAATAATCATAAACTAAAACATGCCTGTTATCTGTGTCCTAGATTAGCTGCAAGTGTCAAACATCATGAGAAAAGTCAAATCTAGtgaacattaaaacatgttgtagAACATTATTGTCTTAATTGATCCTTTCATAAGtacaaagaaatacaaagttttattcagtttttttattgtctgaTTCTTTAAAATGCAGCAAAGACAAAGCTGACACAACATTTCCATCTAAGTGTCACAACATGTATTAGAAGCAGGCAGACATCTTTTCTAACATGTGAACTTTGTAATGAGCAAACAGCACAAAGAGCAAAGAAGCAGATGTCAAATGGTCATTCTGGTCCTCTACTATTGTTCAGTGGGACAGGCAGACTTGTTGATGGTTTTCTCTGAAGTCTGGGAGCCCAAAGACACTTTACATGTGTAAACCTTATCCATGTTCCAGTCTGACGTCTGGATGTCCAGAAAGCTGCTGATCTGGAAAGTCTGGTCTGGTTGCTGAACAGCGGTGCTGGTAGAGACCCCACTGCTCACTGGACTCCCAGCAGCCAACCAGGTAACCTCTGCAAAAGGCACAGACTGACTGGACAAACAGACAAGAGCAGCTTTGTTGGAGCGGAGCTCAGCACTGGATGGAGGGAAGACTGTCaggacaggaggagggagaCTGGAGCCTGAAAAAACAATAACGACATTCAGAAAAAGTATCtagtaaacaaaaagaaagcattCATGTATTTAGTCATTTATTATGTAAAGTTAAGCTTTTAAAtcatcaaaatatttaaaaaccatCACATATATATGAGTTTGAGATTGATATTAGAGATAATTTATCAATAGTAAATTTAGAAGTGATTATTTAAggatttttttatgcatttacAGTCACCTTCACTTAGTTTAGCAGTCAAAACGAAAATTTcacataaatttaaaattatCCCCAATCTTGACAATGATCATGAATGAACGTTTCATACACAATAATTTATTGTAGTGTCAGTTTTACAATGTATAGTTTTGATAGTAAGTTTTGAAAATGGTTAACAATCATCAAATTTTAAATTGTCACTAAACTTTACAAGGGTCAGTAATGGACATTTCAAACATAGTAATGGACTGTACTATTCATTTTGCAATATAAAACACTATATTAAGATTATTTAAgttttgaaaattatttaaatgtagaTCCAAAACCAAAATTCTATCTTGTAAATGTTCATGTGTTAAAAATTCCACAACCACTAACATCTTCACAGTATTTGTTAATTGTTTTCAAATCATCTGATCATTTGCAGATGATCAGCTGGTGACTTTCCCTTCACTGACACAGGCTGGTGCCAAAGCAGATGTACAGAATCTCATCTATTATTCATGAATTAACATCttaaataatatcaataatcaGTGAGATATAAATGGATTGTTGTCTCCTCAAATTCATCAGAAAGAGAAATTCTATCTTGTTTTATGATGAGGTAAAAAGTACTTACTTGTCACAATCAGCTTGGTGCCTTGTCCGAATACCACAGTGATTCAGTTTGTACACATggctgtacaaaaacctcctgACTCTCACTAATGAGGGGAGTGGAACTGAAACATCCTGTTGAGACCAACTTTCACTGTCAACATCTCATTCACTTCATCAGTCTGACCATTGTCCAAAATACTGCTGGGATTGATGAATGAGTCAGAATCTGTTATATGATTGTGTTTTCATGAGACATTATAAAAGTTGAAATATTATCAGTGAATTCAAAGTGATGGTTTTTTATTGTGAACATCATTAAACTTATTTGTTGgaatttttttcagattttataaGGATGTggatttttgtctgtgtgtttgtgttttcagagcaGTTTGTTCAATgttctttcatgttttgttccaagtgaaaatgttttaattgtttgATTCTGGTCAACATTAATGAAAACTGTGGTGATTCTCTCACTGAGGTTTTTGTCACAGTGTGAATCACTGTGATACAGCTTCATCAGCAGAGTCATCCCATGTCTGACAGAAATACTGAGCAGAgtctcctgtctctgtctgtttaaTGATGAACTGATAATCTATGTCTGATGTGGCTTTAGAGTTGAATCGGTCTGAGGAGAATCCTGCTCCAAAGGTTGGTGAACTGTTTGTACGGTAAAATCTCAGAACATACTGAGGAGCTCCACCAGGAACCTGTTTATACCATCTCAAATAATTTCTATCATCTCTCTGAATGTTGCAGTTGAGAACAACCTCTTGTCCTGTAGAAACTGTGTGGACAGCAGGCGTCTGGGTCAACACTTTGGCTGCATCCACATCtgtaaagacacacagagaaatacatgagtgaaaggtttgtgtgtgaaaacatgGGCTCTAACAGGAATGAGAAGAATATCTTACATGTCAGAGCAGTGATGAGAGTGAAGAGGGTCCCCAgcatgttgtcagtgtgtggtgTAAACATCCCTCACTGTCCAGCTGAGCGGTGATCAGGGAGGAGAAGACAATCTGAAGCTTATAAAGAGcctgaggagaagaggaggaggaggagtttcAGGTCTCAGCTCAGTTTTTATTCCTTTATCAGTGACATCATGTGaagtttgtatttttacaatatgcACTTGACTTATTTTTGATATTCCCTTAATGACTTTATGGACAtcttttcatattgttttagGAAGTTTCCTTGTATCCATATGAGATCCACTTCTTAAATCCATGATATCCAtgttttgtaaagtttttttatttttctttcagctgcttctGTTCTTGTTTGCCACAGTGGATCAATGGATCTGAATAAtcgatttggcacaagttttacaccagatgcccttcctgatgcaacTTCAGTGGCTGACGATAgtggcccctggtcttccagCTTAGTCTCCCATCCCAGTACTAACTAGGCACGGTCCTGCTTAGCTTCTGAGATCAGACTCTATCCATGTTTTGTAAAgtactgattaaaaaaaacatcaaacctcagtgataaataaaatgactagtttaaacaataataaaatgtttcctCATGAGcttattaattaatataaattttgaatgtttattctttttttaatatactgaAGATACAAAGATCAGGATTATGTTGATATGTCAGGTATTTAGAAAATGTTGTTTAGCTGTGTGTTAAAGAACAAATCTTTTTGTGGTTTGTAATATTTGTTGAAGTAGGTTATATATTTCTTTGAAGCCTGGTGATATCCATTTCATCAGTATGATTAACTCCATCACTGTCAGTTTTTAAGTTGCTCTTAAACATGCTGTTATTACAGGGATACATCAGAGCTGAACATTATatgaaactgtattttgtaATGAGCAGGGTAAAGAGTTTGGGTTAATCTCTCTTCCTAGTTTTATACAAGAATTTGCtattaccaaaataaaatgagtcATATTGAAGAAGACTCTGTTTTAGTCATAAGAAACACATCACTACGTCTACATGGAATATTGACCATAAGAAGTCAGTGCAAACACTGTCGTCTTTGCTGCAAGTAAACATCTATCAGTAAATCTTTATGGTAAGTGCTGGATAAATCTCATGATCGCTCAGATTCAGGGGatttttgtagaaaaaaataaagtgaaagaatttaaatgttttgaaaatcaTAATTTTTATGTATGAGAATTTAAAGTAAACATTGTCATCCATTAAGAACCATCAGTAAGTTAAAAAGCAGAAGTGTTTAGTGAGAAGGTTTTTGTCACAGTGTAAATCACTGTGATACATTCTCCTTAGCAGAGCTGTCCCATGTTTGACAGTAATAGACTGCTGAGTCTCCTTCCTCCACATTGTTGATGGTCAAACGATAATCTGATGTTGACTGATGGTTTGATGTGAATTTGGGAGATGAGAAACCAGAGCCATAGGTTGGAGAACTATGAGAATGATAAAACCTTAATATATATTGAGGAACTCCTCCCCGGATCTGTTTATACCAGTGAGCATAACTGTTAGTAACAGTCCCCAGGTTACAGTCCATGGTGGCTGTCTCTCCTTTCCTCACTGTGACAACAGGAGGCTTCTGTGTCACCACCGTCACACCACTCACACCTGGAAACAACAAgatgacatggagtcaagagaaacacacagactgatgaaTCCAACATGAGGTCAGAGCTGCAGTGAGTCAGCCTCCTTACATGTCAGAGCAGTGATGAGAGTGCAGAGGGTCCCCAgcatgttgtcagtgtgtgctgAGAATGGCCTTGTAACTTGGAAAGTGAGTTAACTGCTGACAGATTAGAGGGTTtggaggatgaggagaggaggtgctggaggagCAATTTATTCCAACAGTGAAACTGAGAGTGActgacaggaggaggagctTTGGCTCAATCTGCATGGTCACATGTGCTGGTTTCTCATTTAAAATTCTTCAATATGCCATAATATGATgttataatttaattttcttgcataatttattgtatttgattttatttactatcttttaaaatatttaccaagtcaacaaaaaacatttactgtgacATTAAACCTTTGACTCTGTGCACATGAACCTAAacaccactcacacacatcacaggtCAAATTTCTATGATTGACCAAACGaaaatcattaaaacatgaTTGTGTTTCCAGTCAGAAACTGTTTGCTCTCATTTGACAGAGAACTGACACTTGACATGTTCATTTACATGGAGCTATAAATAAGTAGAGGAGGCCTGCAGGTGCATCCTGGaaaggcagagcagagaggTGATGCTTCACTGATGAGGATGAAATCTCACTTTCA
This genomic window from Mastacembelus armatus chromosome 8, fMasArm1.2, whole genome shotgun sequence contains:
- the LOC113141498 gene encoding immunoglobulin lambda-1 light chain-like isoform X1, giving the protein MFTPHTDNMLGTLFTLITALTYVDAAKVLTQTPAVHTVSTGQEVVLNCNIQRDDRNYLRWYKQVPGGAPQYVLRFYRTNSSPTFGAGFSSDRFNSKATSDIDYQFIIKQTETGDSAQYFCQTWDDSADEAVFGQGTKLIVTSSSLPPPVLTVFPPSSAELRSNKAALVCLSSQSVPFAEVTWLAAGSPVSSGVSTSTAVQQPDQTFQISSFLDIQTSDWNMDKVYTCKVSLGSQTSEKTINKSACPTEQ
- the LOC113141498 gene encoding immunoglobulin lambda-1 light chain-like isoform X2, whose amino-acid sequence is MLGTLCTLITALTCVSGVTVVTQKPPVVTVRKGETATMDCNLGTVTNSYAHWYKQIRGGVPQYILRFYHSHSSPTYGSGFSSPKFTSNHQSTSDYRLTINNVEEGDSAVYYCQTWDSSAKENVFGQGTKLIVTSSSLPPPVLTVFPPSSAELRSNKAALVCLSSQSVPFAEVTWLAAGSPVSSGVSTSTAVQQPDQTFQISSFLDIQTSDWNMDKVYTCKVSLGSQTSEKTINKSACPTEQ